The following coding sequences are from one Gossypium hirsutum isolate 1008001.06 chromosome A12, Gossypium_hirsutum_v2.1, whole genome shotgun sequence window:
- the LOC107934104 gene encoding eukaryotic translation initiation factor 4G isoform X2 → MSFNQSRSEKSEQQYRKSGRSASFNQQRSSSGVYSKGAGGGPAPSRSPSSSSSLSSNRSLKKSSNAQGGQYRLNSPVVSSTESSSSSAARTKPNGAHLQPQLLGASDASIAGNAAQPVQSHTIQNSTRPVSNAPTSQPAAISSDTSFPSTSEKDASKAFSLQFGSITPGFMNGMQVPARTSSAPPNLDEQKCNQARHHSSFKCVPNLPIPIPRQQLPRKDSVATEQSSSGEVYPVPKIKKDAQPSSVPPANQTQKPSPLNIPMTSMQMPFHHQPHVPIQYGGPNPQIQSQSVTASSMQMPMHISLAMGNGPQVQQQVFVAGLQALPLPPQGMMHQGGGLSFTPSIGGHLPPQLGNLGMGITPQYSQQQGGKFGVPRKTTPVKITHPDTHEELRLDKRTDTRADGGSSVPRPHPNMPIQSQPIPSFAAPHSINYYSNSYNTKSGFYLPPSSRPLASNQIAPNTQGPRFNNPGSQGHQNISFMNSAAAHGSLAVNKSVHLVRGSLESANVEPVHDAQNVMPFTNFGLTQVTVKPASVSAGEKFEDSSSSSILPPIEKAGALKPSTPASEVSSSEAQRDLDTFQESSAQQPKSGNESLTSESLPATAKHSGGVPVTNLDESQTSSCVSSASDSTSRESTLVLASNEGKRTEGLSRSNSIKNYQKKPGQEGQIQPPVQSTSTSNLATNPAECGVSSDGAVTEALEAKKALKSLAAIDVLSQSTRELPSINDALPSSLDPKTESKIESLNTVSSEVSGTGSKVDSFEVVQHAKIDGSSKLDEQPRSEISGTNEEEKHFPEEHLSSQLVPLKSTELKSDQYSASKVAATNNIVRTPGTEQRVHNEDLGGKVENAEATDSKDISTSRTADPTGIESSHVLMTFGSNPSSSASNSYEMTATKTVISAQQSAPVPTSDLLESISNYEGEGVLLPSSKDKRAPQLSRTKSTITSGKKKLKEILQKADAAGTTSDLYMAYKGPEEKKETVAPLASTEISSVGVNLKQASHEALQVDAIESEKITQSKAELDDWEDAADISTPNMETLDTDEQAHGGLASHEEDGSGNIKKKYSRDFLLKFAGQYTDLPQGFDIASDIAAALMASNVNASHAVDRDSYLSPGRKLDRQSSGSRLDRRASGIVDDDRWIRPPGSFGPGRDPRLDLGYGAVAGFRPVQGGNFGVLRHPRAQTPLPYLGGVPAGPMPHMSPHGGMQHGGPDADRWHRGVMYQQKGLIPSPQSPLQTMHRAERKYQVGKVADEEEAKQRQLKGILNKLTPQNFEKLFEQVKAVNIDNAGTLTGVISQIFDKALMEPTFCEMYANFCQCLAGELPDFIEDNEKITFKRLLLNKCQEEFERGEREQEEANKIEEEGEAKLSEEEREEKRIKARRRMLGNIRLIGELYKKKMLTERIMHECIKKLLGEYENPDEEDVEALCKLMSTIGEMIDHPKAKVHMDAYFEMMAKLSNNMKLSSRIRFMLKDAIDLRKNKWQQRRKVEGPKKIEEVHRDAAQERQAQSSRLARGPGFNAATKRAAMDFSARGSMLSSPGSQMGSFRGLQGQPHSFGAQDVRMDDRQSLESRTLSVPLPQRPTGDDSITLGPQGGLGRGMSFRGPPVMSSTPLANISSISGDSRTAGTNGFSSGSEQMTYGPREDLMARFGSDRSAPTGAYEQSSSQERGMYFGNRDTRTPDRSFARPLAASPSSQSQSSGFTQNIPPEKGCSEERLHDLSMEAIKEFYSARDEKEVALCIKDLNSSSFHPTMIALWVTDCFERKDIERDLLAKLLVNLTRSHDGVLSQAELVKGFESVLSTLEDAVNDAPKAPEFLGRIFGKMIVENVMSLKEIGRLIGEGGEEPGQLVEIGLGGDVMGSTLGMIKREKGESVLNEIRGSSCLRLEDFRPSHPNRSRILETFLYLAHSKV, encoded by the exons ATGTCCTTCAATCAATCTAGGTCGGAGAAAAGCGAACAACAATACAGAAAATCCGGGCGATCAGCCAGTTTTAATCAACAGCGGTCCTCCTCAGGCGTTTACAGTAAGGGCGCTGGCGGCGGCCCTGCCCCTTCGCGGTctccttcttcatcttcttctttgtcTTCTAATCGAAG TCTTAAGAAGTCTAGCAATGCACAAGGAGGGCAATACCGGTTAAATTCACCGGTCGTGAGTTCTACCGAGTCTAGTAGTAGTTCTGCTGCCCGCACCAAACCAAATGGTGCTCATTTGCAACCCCAGTTACTGG GAGCATCAGATGCATCAATTGCAGGCAACGCTGCCCAGCCTGTTCAATCGCACACCATTCAGAATAGCACTCGACCTGTTTCAAACGCTCCAACTTCTCAACCTGCCGCCATAAGTTCTGACACTAGTTTCCCTTCAACCAGCGAAAAGG ATGCATCCAAAGCATTCTCTTTACAGTTCGGGTCCATAACTCCTGGTTTCATGAACGGAATGCAG GTTCCAGCTCGAACTAGCTCAGCACCCCCAAATTTGGATGAACAGAAATGTAATCAG GCACGGCATCATTCTTCTTTTAAATGTGTGCCGAATTTGCCCATTCCCATTCCTAGACAGCAGCTACCAAGAAAGGATTCGGTTGCAACTGAGCAATCTAGTTCTGGGGAGGTTTACCCAGTGCCCAAGATAAAAAAAGATGCACAACCTTCTTCAGTACCCCCTGCAAACCAGACACAGAAGCCGTCTCCTCTTAATATACCAATGACATCTATGCAGATGCCATTTCATCACCAGCCTCATGTTCCCATTCAATATGGTGGGCCTAATCCACAGATTCAGTCTCAAAGTGTTACTGCCAGTTCAATGCAAATGCCAATGCATATTTCCTTAGCTATGGGAAATGGACCCCAGGTGCAGCAGCAAGTCTTTGTTGCAGGTCTTCAGGCTCTTCCATTGCCACCTCAAGGGATGATGCATCAGGGTGGGGGCTTGAGTTTCACACCATCCATAGGTGGCCACCTTCCGCCACAATTGGGCAACTTGGGGATGGGCATTACCCCTCAGTATTCTCAACAGCAAGGTGGAAAGTTTGGTGTTCCACGTAAAACCACTCCTGTCAAGATTACTCACCCCGATACTCATGAAGAATTAAGGCTTGATAAACGAACAGATACACGTGCAGATGGTGGTTCTTCAGTTCCAAGGCCTCATCCTAACATGCCAATCCAATCCCAGCCAATTCCATCCTTTGCTGCTCCTCATTCAATCAATTACTATTCCAATTCCTATAATACCAAATCTGGATTTTATCTGCCACCAAGTTCACGGCCATTGGCTAGTAACCAGATAGCACCCAATACCCAAGGACCGAGATTTAACAATCCTGGTAGCCAGGGTCATCAAAACATTTCTTTCATGAATTCAGCAGCTGCCCATGGTTCATTGGCAGTTAATAAATCCGTTCATCTTGTTCGTGGCAGTTTAGAATCAGCGAATGTGGAACCTGTACATGATGCACAAAATGTTATGCCCTTTACTAACTTTGGTTTAACACAGGTGACAGTTAAACCAGCTTCTGTTTCTGCCGGGGAGAAGTTTGAAGATTCCTCTTCTTCTAGTATCTTGCCTCCTATTGAAAAGGCTGGGGCACTAAAACCTTCTACACCAGCTAGCGAGGTTAGTTCATCTGAGGCTCAAAGGGACTTGGATACTTTCCAGGAGAGCTCTGCACAACAGCCAAAATCTGGTAATGAATCTTTAACATCGGAGTCATTACCAGCTACAGCTAAACACTCTGGTGGAGTTCCAGTGACTAACTTGGATGAGAGCCAGACATCTAGTTGTGTATCGTCTGCTTCAGATTCCACGTCTAGGGAGTCTACGCTAGTTCTTGCCAGTAATGAAGGCAAGAGGACGGAGGGCTTGAGCAGGTCAAACTCTATAAAAAATTATCAGAAGAAACCAGGTCAGGAAGGACAAATTCAGCCACCAGTTCAG TCTACATCAACATCCAACTTGGCTACCAACCCTGCAGAATGTGGTGTCTCTTCAGATGGTGCAGTCACTGAAGCTCTAGAGGCTAAAAAAGCTTTAAAATCATTAGCAGCTATTGATGTTTTGTCTCAATCTACCAGGGAATTACCATCCATTAATGATGCTTTGCCTTCTTCCTTAGACCCGAAGACAGAGAGCAAGATAGAAAGCTTAAACACTGTTTCTTCTGAAGTTTCTGGTACTGGCAGTAAAGTTGATAGCTTTGAAGTTGTTCAGCATGCTAAGATTGATGGTTCTTCCAAGCTGGATGAACAACCAAGGTCTGAAATTAGTGGAACTAATGAAGAGGAAAAACATTTTCCTGAAGAGCACTTATCTTCTCAACTGGTTCCCTTGAAATCTACAGAGCTTAAATCTGACCAGTATTCTGCATCAAAGGTAGCAGCTACCAACAATATTGTTCGTACCCCAGGAACTGAGCAGAGGGTACACAATGAAGATTTGGGAGGCAAGGTAGAAAATGCGGAAGCCACTGATAGTAAGGATATCTCTACCTCTAGAACTGCTGACCCTACTGGTATTGAAAGTTCTCATGTTCTCATGACCTTTGGTTCCAATCCTTCTTCTAGTGCCTCTAATAGCTATGAGATGACTGCTACTAAAACTGTTATATCAGCCCAGCAGTCTGCACCTGTCCCAACTTCTGACCTCTTGGAGTCAATTTCAAATTATGAAGGGGAAGGTGTTCTGCTACCTAGTTCAAAGGACAAACGAGCACCACAACTTAGTAGGACAAAGAGTACTATAACTAGTGGGaagaaaaaactaaaagaaattctTCAGAAAGCGGATGCTGCTGGGACAACTTCTGATCTCTATATGGCGTATAAAGGTCCTGAGGAAAAGAAAGAGACTGTCGCACCTTTAGCAAGTACAGAAATCAGTTCTGTTGGTGTTAATTTGAAACAGGCATCTCATGAGGCCCTTCAGGTGGATGCCATAGAAAGTGAGAAAATTACACAGAGCAAAGCTGAACTCGATGATTGGGAAGATGCTGCTGACATATCTACACCAAACATGGAAACTTTAGACACTGACGAACAGGCTCATGGGGGATTAGCAAGTCATGAGGAAGATGGAAGTGGGAATATAAAGAAGAAGTATTCCAGAGATTTTCTTCTTAAGTTTGCAGGACAATATACTGATCTTCCACAGGGATTTGATATTGCTTCTGATATTGCAGCGGCCTTGATGGCATCAAATGTCAATGCATCTCATGCTGTTGATCGTGATTCATACCTTAGTCCTGGAAGAAAATTAGATAGGCAATCTAGTGGATCTCGATTAGATCGCCGTGCTAGTGGAATTGTTGATGATGACAGATGGATTAGACCACCTGGTTCTTTTGGCCCTGGAAGGGATCCGCGACTTGATCTTGGTTATGGTGCTGTTGCAGGTTTTCGGCCTGTCCAAGGAGGTAACTTTGGTGTTCTAAGGCACCCGCGGGCACAAACACCTCTTCCATATCTTGGAGGGGTTCCTGCTGGACCAATGCCGCATATGAGTCCACATGGAGGGATGCAGCACGGTGGTCCTGATGCTGACAGGTGGCATCGTGGTGTTATGTATCAGCAAAAGGGTTTGATTCCCTCTCCACAAAGTCCACTGCAGACAATGCACAGAGCTGAAAGGAAGTATCAAGTGGGTAAAGTGGCTGATGAGGAAGAAGCCAAGCAAAGGCAGCTGAAGGGCATTTTGAACAAGCTAACCCCTCAAAATTTTGAGAAACTCTTCGAGCAAGTAAAAGCTGTTAACATCGACAATGCAGGTACACTCACTGGTGTCATCTCACAGATCTTTGACAAAGCTTTAATGGAGCCTACTTTTTGTGAAATGTATGCAAACTTCTGCCAGTGTCTGGCTGGGGAGTTGCCTGATTTTATCGAAGACAATGAAAAGATAACTTTCAAGAGATTGCTGCTGAACAAGTGCCAGGAGGAATTTGAGAGAGGGGAGAGAGAGCAAGAAGAAGCAAATAAAATAGAGGAAGAGGGTGAGGCTAAGCTGTCTGAGGaagaaagagaggagaagagaatcAAGGCTCGAAGACGAATGTTAGGTAACATTAGACTTATTGGGGAGTTGTACAAGAAGAAAATGTTAACTGAGAGAataatgcatgaatgcatcaagaaACTACTTGGTGAATACGAGAATCCTGATGAGGAAGATGTCGAGGCATTGTGCAAATTAATGAGTACGATTGGAGAAATGATTGACCATCCTAAGGCAAAGGTGCATATGGATGCTTATTTTGAGATGATGGCGAAGTTGTCAAACAATATGAAATTATCTTCTAGGATCAGGTTCATGTTGAAGGATGCTATTGATCTGAGAAAGAATAAATGGCAGCAGAGGAGGAAAGTTGAAGGGCCTAAAAAGATTGAGGAAGTGCACAGAGATGCTGCTCAAGAGCGACAAGCACAATCCAGTAGGCTTGCTCGTGGTCCTGGCTTCAATGCTGCTACAAAGAGAGCAGCCATGGATTTTAGTGCACGAGGGTCAATGTTATCTTCTCCAGGTTCTCAAATGGGTAGTTTCCGGGGACTGCAGGGTCAACCTCATAGTTTTGGGGCTCAGGATGTTCGCATGGATGACAGACAGTCTTTGGAGTCTAGGACTCTGTCAGTTCCTTTGCCTCAAAGACCTACCGGTGATGATTCTATTACTTTGGGCCCCCAGGGTGGCCTTGGTAGAGGGATGTCTTTTAGAGGACCACCTGTAATGTCCAGTACTCCCTTAGCTAATATTTCTTCAATTTCCGGAGATTCAAGAACTGCTGGAACGAATGGATTTAGTTCTGGTTCAGAGCAAATGACTTATGGTCCTAGAGAGGATCTCATGGCAAGGTTTGGGTCAGATAGGTCTGCACCAACAGGTGCTTATGAGCAGTCAAGTTCCCAGGAACGTGGCATGTATTTTGGTAATAGGGACACGAGGACCCCAGATCGCAGTTTTGCTAGACCTCTTGCAGCTTCACCGTCCTCACAAAGCCAATCATCTGGTTTCACTCAAAATATTCCTCCTGAAAAGGGCTGTTCCGAGGAGCGTCTGCATGATTTGTCCATGGAGGCAATTAAAGAATTTTACAG CGCCAGAGATGAGAAAGAAGTTGCTTTGTGCATTAAAGATTTGAATTCTTCAAGCTTCCATCCGACGATGATTGCGCTATGGGTAACGGACTGTTTTGAGAGGAAAGACATAGAGCGGGATCTTTTGGCGAAGCTACTTGTCAACCTGACAAGGTCCCATGATGGTGTATTGAGCCAGGCTGAACTTGTTAAAGG GTTTGAATCTGTCCTGAGTACATTGGAGGACGCAGTGAATGACGCGCCAAAAGCTCCAGAATTTCTGGGACGTATTTTTGGGAAAATGATAGTAGAAAATGTGATGAGTCTGAAGGAGATAGGACGGTTAATAGGTGAGGGTGGGGAGGAACCTGGGCAGCTAGTGGAAATAGGGCTGGGCGGGGATGTTATGGGAAGCACCTTGGGGATGATtaaaagagagaaaggagaaaGTGTGTTGAATGAAATTAGGGGTAGCTCCTGTTTGCGGCTGGAGGACTTTCGGCCTTCGCATCCCAACAGATCAAGGATTTTAGAAACTTTTCTTTATTTAGCACATAGCAAAGTGTAG